In Propionicimonas paludicola, a single window of DNA contains:
- a CDS encoding carbohydrate ABC transporter permease, whose translation MILAGPAILMFLAFVILPVFMAAYYGFFKWKGFGVPTNFVGFQNYITIFTDQNFLDALTHNGMIVVMSLIMQGPAAIAFALLLNQNIKGRSLIRVLIFVPYVISEVIVGTGWSLMLQYQGALNDLLTNLGMGWATADWIANPNTAIWTLMVIISWKYLGFAVILMLAGMQGIPDELYEAAAIDGASYWRIQRWITLPLLGPTVRVWAFLSIIGSLQLFDLVYIIWGQYVSSTAGTSTMATYMVREGRLAGNYGYGNAVAVAIFVISLVIALTYQRFVLRRDTEGALTDGPERKAR comes from the coding sequence GTGATCCTTGCCGGACCGGCGATCCTGATGTTCCTGGCTTTTGTGATCCTTCCCGTGTTCATGGCCGCCTACTACGGCTTCTTCAAGTGGAAGGGCTTCGGGGTTCCCACGAACTTCGTCGGGTTCCAGAACTACATCACGATCTTCACCGACCAGAACTTCCTTGATGCGCTGACGCACAACGGGATGATCGTGGTGATGTCGTTGATCATGCAGGGGCCGGCGGCCATCGCCTTCGCCCTCCTGCTCAACCAGAACATCAAGGGTCGTTCGTTGATCCGGGTGCTGATCTTCGTCCCGTACGTGATCTCCGAGGTCATCGTGGGCACCGGCTGGAGCTTGATGCTGCAGTACCAGGGCGCCCTCAACGACCTGCTGACCAACCTCGGCATGGGCTGGGCCACCGCCGACTGGATCGCCAACCCGAACACGGCGATCTGGACCCTGATGGTCATCATTTCGTGGAAGTACCTGGGCTTCGCCGTGATCTTGATGCTGGCCGGGATGCAGGGCATCCCCGACGAGCTCTACGAGGCGGCGGCCATCGACGGCGCGTCCTACTGGCGGATCCAGCGTTGGATCACCTTGCCATTGCTCGGCCCCACGGTCCGAGTCTGGGCGTTCTTGTCGATCATCGGCTCGCTGCAGCTGTTTGATCTGGTCTACATCATCTGGGGTCAGTACGTCTCTTCGACGGCTGGCACCTCCACCATGGCCACCTACATGGTCCGCGAAGGTCGGCTGGCCGGTAACTACGGCTACGGCAACGCGGTCGCGGTGGCGATCTTCGTGATCTCGCTGGTGATCGCGCTCACCTACCAGCGGTTCGTGCTGCGGCGCGACACCGAAGGTGCGCTCACCGACGGCCCGGAGCGGAAGGCTCGCTGA
- a CDS encoding beta-glucosidase, with translation MSTSPNGIPAMPTVSERVRSLAASMTLEEKLAQITGYWLDQGGNVVAPMQSEMAADQRSSGQLAEITKDGIGHFTRVYGTRPVDPVERANWLWAEQRRLKRETRLGIPALVHEEVLTGLAAWKATTFPTPLAWGASFDPELVEQAGAAIGSSMAALGVHQGLAPVLDVIRDPRWGRVDECIGEDPYLVGTVATAFVRGLQSAGVHATLKHFLSYSGSTAGRNHAPVSAGPREILDVFLPPFEMAIHDGGAASVMNSYTAIDGVPVASDPSILTDLLRTKIGFDGIVVADYFAVAFLQVMQGVAATRGEAARLALIAGIDVELPTGDAYLAPLAEEVRSGRLDEAYLDRAVLRALAQKEALGLLEPDAFEADPPSEVDLDPIEHQEIARRLAEHSVILLSNDGVLPLVAGPAPAKVAVIGPNADRTAALQGCYSFANHVLAAFPDYPVSIAIPTVAEALAGAFATAGLPEPELTSALGCAVEGEDRSGFAEAVAVATDADVAIVVVGDQAGLFGRGTVGEGNDTQSLELPGVQRELVEALVATGTPVVMVAITGRPYAIGWALDGPGPRPAAVLQSFFPGEGGGLAIADVITGLVNPSGRLPVSLPRSAGAEPFSYLQPILGGPSEVTSTDPTPVRPFGFGLSYTSFGYSEVSTVSEVDTGAHFAVEVGVTNTGSRAGAEVVQLYGRDVVGSVVRPVVQLLGYARVELEPGQSRRVRFDVPTTRFAFTDRSLRKIVEPGDVEVWVGSHSAASGNGLPSVSTTNGAISNTGLNVAEPVVGHATQRARIELTGEVYPVTNADARQVRVEVVD, from the coding sequence GTGTCCACATCCCCTAACGGCATTCCCGCCATGCCCACGGTCTCCGAACGCGTCCGTTCCCTGGCCGCGAGCATGACCTTGGAGGAGAAGCTGGCCCAGATCACCGGTTACTGGCTGGACCAGGGCGGCAATGTCGTCGCACCGATGCAGAGCGAGATGGCCGCCGACCAACGGTCCTCCGGCCAGCTGGCCGAGATCACCAAGGACGGCATCGGCCACTTCACCCGGGTCTACGGCACCCGTCCGGTGGATCCGGTGGAGCGGGCGAACTGGTTGTGGGCCGAGCAGCGCCGGCTCAAGCGTGAGACCAGGCTGGGCATCCCGGCGCTGGTGCATGAGGAAGTGCTGACCGGCCTGGCCGCGTGGAAGGCGACTACGTTCCCCACGCCGCTGGCCTGGGGGGCCTCCTTCGATCCGGAGCTCGTCGAACAGGCCGGTGCGGCCATCGGGTCATCGATGGCTGCGCTCGGCGTCCATCAGGGCCTGGCTCCGGTGCTCGATGTGATTCGCGATCCCCGCTGGGGACGCGTCGACGAGTGCATCGGTGAAGACCCGTACCTGGTCGGCACGGTGGCCACGGCCTTCGTCCGCGGCCTCCAGTCGGCCGGGGTACACGCCACCCTGAAGCACTTCCTGAGCTACTCCGGCTCGACGGCCGGACGCAACCACGCCCCGGTCAGCGCCGGGCCGAGGGAGATCCTGGACGTGTTCCTGCCACCGTTCGAGATGGCCATTCACGACGGTGGCGCCGCTTCGGTGATGAACTCCTACACCGCGATCGACGGTGTCCCGGTGGCCTCCGACCCGTCCATCCTGACCGACCTGCTGCGCACCAAGATCGGCTTCGACGGCATCGTGGTGGCCGACTACTTCGCGGTCGCTTTCCTGCAGGTCATGCAGGGAGTGGCCGCCACCCGCGGCGAGGCCGCCCGGCTCGCCCTGATCGCGGGCATCGACGTCGAACTGCCCACCGGCGACGCCTACCTGGCCCCGCTGGCCGAGGAGGTGCGCTCCGGGCGCCTCGACGAGGCCTACCTGGATCGCGCGGTGCTGCGAGCACTGGCCCAGAAGGAGGCCCTCGGCCTGCTCGAGCCGGACGCCTTCGAGGCCGACCCGCCCAGCGAGGTCGACCTCGACCCGATCGAACACCAGGAGATCGCTCGTCGGCTGGCCGAGCACTCGGTGATCCTGCTCAGCAATGACGGAGTACTGCCGCTGGTAGCCGGCCCGGCCCCGGCGAAGGTGGCCGTGATCGGCCCGAACGCAGACCGCACCGCTGCCCTGCAAGGCTGCTACTCCTTCGCCAACCATGTACTTGCCGCTTTCCCGGATTATCCGGTGAGCATCGCCATCCCGACCGTGGCGGAAGCGCTGGCGGGCGCTTTCGCCACGGCCGGGCTGCCCGAGCCCGAGCTGACCTCGGCGCTGGGCTGCGCCGTGGAAGGCGAGGACCGGTCCGGTTTCGCCGAGGCCGTGGCGGTCGCCACCGACGCCGATGTGGCGATCGTGGTGGTCGGAGATCAGGCCGGGCTGTTCGGCCGCGGCACCGTCGGCGAGGGCAACGACACCCAGTCGCTGGAGTTGCCCGGGGTGCAGCGCGAGCTCGTCGAGGCCCTGGTCGCCACCGGCACCCCGGTGGTGATGGTGGCCATCACCGGCCGGCCCTACGCGATCGGCTGGGCGCTGGACGGACCCGGCCCGCGGCCGGCTGCCGTGCTGCAGTCCTTCTTCCCGGGCGAAGGCGGCGGCCTGGCCATCGCCGACGTGATCACCGGGTTGGTCAACCCCTCGGGTCGGCTGCCGGTCTCCCTGCCCCGCTCCGCCGGCGCCGAGCCGTTCTCCTACCTGCAGCCGATCCTCGGCGGTCCGTCGGAGGTCACCTCGACCGACCCGACCCCGGTTCGTCCGTTCGGCTTCGGGCTGTCCTACACCAGCTTCGGCTACTCCGAGGTGTCCACGGTCTCCGAAGTGGACACCGGCGCCCACTTCGCGGTCGAGGTAGGTGTGACCAACACCGGATCCCGGGCCGGCGCCGAGGTCGTCCAGCTCTACGGACGGGACGTGGTCGGCTCGGTGGTCCGCCCGGTCGTCCAGCTGCTCGGCTACGCCCGGGTCGAACTGGAGCCCGGCCAGTCCCGGCGGGTGCGCTTCGACGTCCCGACCACGCGGTTCGCCTTCACCGACCGCAGCCTGCGCAAGATCGTCGAACCCGGCGATGTCGAGGTCTGGGTCGGCTCGCATTCGGCGGCCTCCGGCAACGGG
- a CDS encoding carbohydrate ABC transporter permease — protein sequence MSQVALTASSRRSGRKRASKSGATWGSPGTYLIATVLIAICIAPVLYIIIGGFRTNSQITVDPSGLPNPWVFKNYADVLASQLFWQQFTNSVISAVSTTIGTVALALMASFVIARYDFRGRNAMYSLFAAGLMFPLTVAITPLYLLLKNMNLANNLLGVILPQIAFALPMTVIILVPFLAAIPKELEEAAFIDGASRLGFFFRMVLPLSLPGVITTAILAFVGAWNSYMLPLFILNESKMYTLPLGVQAFSSEHSVDTAAVLAFTSLSMLPALFFFSIFERRIVGGLTGAVKG from the coding sequence ATGTCTCAAGTCGCACTCACCGCCAGTTCTCGGCGAAGCGGACGCAAGCGCGCCTCGAAGTCCGGGGCCACCTGGGGCAGCCCGGGCACCTACCTGATCGCCACGGTGCTGATCGCGATCTGCATCGCGCCGGTGCTGTACATCATCATCGGCGGCTTCCGGACGAACTCGCAGATCACCGTCGACCCGTCCGGGCTTCCCAACCCATGGGTCTTCAAGAACTACGCCGACGTCCTGGCCAGTCAGCTGTTCTGGCAGCAGTTCACCAACTCGGTGATCTCGGCAGTGTCCACCACCATCGGCACCGTGGCCCTGGCTCTGATGGCCAGCTTCGTGATCGCCCGGTACGACTTCCGCGGACGCAACGCCATGTACTCGCTGTTCGCCGCGGGCCTGATGTTCCCGCTGACGGTGGCGATCACCCCGCTGTACCTACTGCTGAAGAACATGAACCTGGCCAACAACCTGCTGGGGGTCATCCTTCCGCAGATCGCCTTCGCCTTGCCGATGACGGTGATCATCCTGGTGCCGTTCCTGGCCGCCATCCCGAAGGAACTCGAGGAGGCCGCCTTCATCGACGGCGCCAGCCGACTCGGCTTCTTCTTCCGGATGGTGCTGCCGCTGTCGTTGCCGGGCGTGATCACCACCGCGATCCTGGCCTTCGTCGGTGCCTGGAACAGCTACATGCTGCCCCTGTTCATCCTCAACGAGTCCAAGATGTACACCCTCCCGTTGGGCGTGCAGGCGTTCTCGTCCGAGCACTCGGTGGACACCGCAGCCGTGCTGGCCTTCACCTCCTTGTCGATGCTCCCGGCGCTGTTCTTCTTCAGCATCTTCGAGCGTCGCATCGTCGGCGGCCTCACCGGCGCCGTCAAGGGCTGA
- a CDS encoding LysE family translocator: MSLAQAVLGFALLAAVMTVTPGLDTVFVLRQVLRGGPRPAFAAAAGIGLGVVFWGVAAAAGVAALFVASQVAYNVLRWAGVAFLLYLAFSYLRSAWRGDSPSLEVAGTPVDKPGEAFIKGLLTDLLNPKIAVFYLSVLPLFLPPGYPPAAIGALLALIHGAMGMAWFTVVILAAGPMRRYLTSRRGGRIVDATAGVAMTGFAAVLGFER, from the coding sequence ATGAGCTTGGCCCAGGCCGTCCTCGGCTTCGCACTGCTGGCTGCAGTGATGACCGTCACTCCCGGCCTGGACACCGTCTTCGTGCTCCGGCAGGTGTTGCGCGGCGGACCTCGTCCGGCCTTCGCGGCCGCGGCCGGGATCGGGCTGGGAGTGGTGTTCTGGGGAGTGGCCGCGGCGGCCGGTGTGGCTGCGTTGTTCGTGGCCTCGCAGGTCGCCTACAACGTGTTGCGCTGGGCCGGAGTGGCCTTCCTGCTCTACCTGGCGTTCAGCTACCTGCGCTCTGCGTGGCGCGGTGATTCACCATCGCTGGAGGTCGCCGGCACCCCGGTGGACAAGCCCGGCGAAGCGTTCATCAAGGGGCTGCTCACTGACCTGCTGAACCCGAAGATCGCCGTCTTCTATCTGTCGGTGCTGCCGCTGTTCCTGCCGCCCGGCTACCCGCCGGCGGCGATCGGAGCCCTGTTGGCGCTGATCCACGGGGCCATGGGTATGGCCTGGTTCACCGTGGTGATCCTGGCGGCCGGCCCGATGCGCCGCTATCTGACCAGCCGTCGGGGCGGCCGGATCGTCGACGCCACCGCGGGCGTGGCCATGACCGGCTTCGCGGCCGTCCTCGGCTTCGAGCGCTGA
- a CDS encoding LacI family DNA-binding transcriptional regulator, translating to MTHTVRSGRTAERPVVERATIVDVARTAGVSVSTVSKVINGRDGVAAETYDRVMSVVADLGYESSLVASSLRRRSTNVVGVLVPQFEPFSTELLKGISTATEGTGYELLAYSGDLSHNEIGWERRSLSRLAGTLIDGAVIVAPTAAVTTATIPVVAIDPHTGRTGPSTVEVDNIGGARAATEHLIELGHTRIAHIRGRTDLVSAEQREQGYREALQAAGLPYDPELVRVGGYRAVETTDAAHELLSLPNRPSAIFAANDLSAIRVLEVAAELGLRVPEDLSVVGFDNVPEAANATPALTTVSQPMHQIGAEAIRILMELLNGESKEEHLRLPATMVIRASTAPFVG from the coding sequence GTGACCCACACTGTTAGATCCGGACGTACCGCCGAGCGGCCGGTTGTCGAGCGGGCCACCATCGTCGATGTGGCCCGGACGGCCGGAGTCTCGGTCTCCACGGTGTCCAAGGTGATCAACGGCCGAGACGGCGTCGCGGCCGAGACCTATGACAGGGTGATGAGCGTCGTGGCCGACCTGGGCTACGAGTCGTCCCTGGTGGCCAGCAGCCTGCGGCGGCGCAGCACCAATGTGGTCGGGGTGCTGGTGCCGCAGTTCGAACCGTTCTCCACCGAGCTGCTCAAGGGCATCTCGACCGCCACCGAAGGCACCGGCTATGAGTTGCTGGCCTACTCCGGTGATCTCAGCCACAACGAGATCGGCTGGGAGCGCCGCTCGCTGTCCCGGCTGGCCGGCACGTTGATCGACGGTGCCGTGATCGTGGCCCCCACTGCCGCGGTGACCACGGCGACCATTCCGGTGGTGGCCATCGACCCGCACACCGGACGTACCGGACCCAGCACCGTCGAGGTGGACAACATCGGCGGCGCCCGGGCCGCCACCGAGCATCTCATTGAGCTGGGCCACACCCGGATCGCGCACATCCGCGGTCGCACGGACCTGGTCTCTGCCGAGCAGCGCGAGCAGGGCTACCGAGAGGCCCTCCAGGCCGCCGGTCTGCCCTACGACCCCGAGCTGGTGCGGGTGGGCGGCTATCGCGCCGTGGAGACCACCGATGCCGCTCACGAACTGCTCAGCCTGCCGAACCGGCCCAGTGCGATCTTCGCGGCCAACGACCTGTCCGCGATCCGGGTCCTTGAGGTGGCCGCCGAGTTGGGTCTTCGGGTGCCCGAGGATCTGTCGGTGGTCGGCTTCGACAACGTCCCGGAGGCGGCGAACGCCACCCCGGCGCTGACCACGGTCTCCCAGCCCATGCATCAGATCGGTGCCGAGGCCATCCGGATCCTCATGGAACTGCTCAACGGGGAGTCCAAGGAAGAGCACCTGCGGCTACCGGCCACCATGGTGATCCGGGCCAGCACGGCACCCTTCGTCGGCTGA
- a CDS encoding ABC transporter substrate-binding protein — MKAPALVALGASVALALAGCSGGTSGTATTPGGSSSAPSQSAAAPVTMTFWHNSTTGDGKKYWEDTVAAFTKEHPNVTINIQAIQNEDMDGKLQTALNSGQDPTIFMARGGGKLADVVAAGQVMDITDKIAPDVKTALGDGIFSAFTVGGKIYGMPTSVLPGGIYYSKDLFKEAGITALPTTFEELNAAVAKLKAKGISPIALGGKDAWPAAHWYYFMALRDCSKDVMDKAAAEKDFSDPCWLKAGEDLKAFADTDPFNKGYLTTSAQQGAGSSAGQIANHKAAMELMGAWEPGVVKDLTPDKKSLADLGWFPFPAVSGGAGDPTAMMGGSDGFACRQGAPAECVDFLNFMANKANQEGYAKAFQTLPANKDAKGVVTDPALQDVLASYDKAAYVSLWLDTMYGQNVGNALNGGVVNMLAGKGTAAEIVAAVKTAAAKG; from the coding sequence ATGAAGGCCCCGGCGCTGGTCGCGCTGGGTGCAAGCGTGGCGCTAGCCCTCGCCGGTTGTTCCGGCGGAACGTCCGGGACCGCAACCACCCCGGGCGGCAGTTCATCCGCACCGTCGCAGAGCGCAGCTGCTCCGGTGACGATGACCTTCTGGCACAACTCCACCACCGGTGACGGCAAGAAGTACTGGGAAGACACGGTTGCGGCGTTCACCAAGGAACACCCGAACGTCACCATCAACATCCAGGCCATCCAGAACGAGGACATGGACGGAAAGCTGCAGACCGCCCTGAACTCCGGCCAGGATCCGACGATCTTCATGGCCCGTGGCGGCGGCAAGCTCGCTGACGTGGTCGCAGCCGGTCAGGTGATGGACATCACCGACAAGATCGCTCCCGACGTCAAGACCGCTCTGGGCGACGGCATCTTCAGCGCCTTCACCGTCGGCGGCAAGATCTACGGCATGCCCACCTCGGTGCTGCCCGGCGGCATCTACTACAGCAAGGATCTGTTCAAGGAAGCCGGCATCACTGCTCTGCCGACCACCTTCGAGGAGCTCAACGCTGCGGTGGCCAAGCTGAAGGCCAAGGGCATCTCTCCGATCGCGCTCGGCGGCAAGGACGCCTGGCCGGCCGCGCACTGGTACTACTTCATGGCTCTGCGTGACTGCTCCAAGGACGTCATGGACAAGGCCGCTGCCGAGAAGGACTTCTCCGATCCCTGCTGGCTGAAGGCCGGCGAGGACCTGAAGGCGTTCGCTGACACCGATCCGTTCAACAAGGGCTACCTGACCACCTCTGCTCAGCAGGGCGCAGGCAGCTCCGCTGGCCAGATCGCCAACCACAAGGCCGCCATGGAGCTCATGGGTGCCTGGGAGCCCGGCGTGGTCAAGGACCTCACCCCGGACAAGAAGTCGCTGGCCGACCTGGGTTGGTTCCCCTTCCCGGCCGTCTCCGGCGGCGCTGGCGATCCCACCGCAATGATGGGTGGCTCGGACGGCTTCGCGTGCCGCCAGGGTGCCCCGGCCGAGTGCGTCGACTTCCTGAACTTCATGGCCAACAAGGCCAACCAGGAGGGCTACGCCAAGGCGTTCCAGACCCTGCCCGCTAACAAGGACGCCAAGGGTGTCGTGACCGATCCTGCTCTGCAGGACGTGCTCGCCTCCTACGACAAGGCCGCCTACGTCAGCCTGTGGCTGGACACCATGTACGGCCAGAACGTCGGCAATGCTCTGAACGGTGGCGTGGTCAACATGCTCGCCGGCAAGGGCACCGCTGCTGAGATCGTTGCTGCTGTGAAGACGGCTGCGGCGAAGGGCTAG
- a CDS encoding acetyl/propionyl/methylcrotonyl-CoA carboxylase subunit alpha, with translation MTISKVLVANRGEIAVRVIRAARDAGIGSVAVYADPDADSLFVRLADEAFALNGITPAETYLDIAKLLAVATRAGADAVHPGYGFLAENAAFAQAVIDAGLTWIGPPPAAIEALGDKVQARHIAQKVGAPLVPGTADPVADAAEVLAFAEQHGLPIAIKAAFGGGGRGLKVARTLEEIPELFESATREAVTAFGRGECFVERYLDRPRHVETQCLADAHGHVVVVSTRDCSLQRRHQKLVEEAPAPFLSEEQVASLYASSKAILAEAGYVGAGTCEFLVGQDGTISFLEVNTRLQVEHPVSEEVTGLDLVREMFRIADGEELGYGDPTPRGHSIEFRINAEDPGRNFMPAPGTLTAWTPPSGPGVRVDAGYLPGMAVPGSFDSLVAKLIVTGADRAQAIERSRRALAETVLEGMPSVIPFHAAVLTEPAFVAADGSFGVHTRWIETEFDKRLEPYTGTLGSTEGEDKTVYVVEVNGRRVEVRLPSSLAAPVLKQPSAQRPTRRSTGGAKAKAPSSNELTAPMQGTIVKVAVIEGDEVAEGDLVLVLEAMKMEQPITAHRAGIVSGLSAKVGASVGSGQVLCEIVDPA, from the coding sequence ATGACGATTTCGAAAGTGCTGGTCGCCAACCGCGGCGAGATCGCGGTGCGGGTGATCCGGGCTGCGCGCGATGCCGGGATCGGCAGCGTCGCCGTCTACGCCGACCCGGACGCCGACTCGCTCTTCGTCCGGCTCGCCGACGAGGCCTTCGCACTGAACGGAATCACCCCGGCCGAGACCTACCTCGACATCGCCAAGCTGCTCGCCGTGGCCACCCGCGCCGGGGCCGACGCCGTCCACCCCGGCTACGGCTTCCTGGCCGAGAACGCCGCCTTCGCCCAGGCCGTGATCGACGCCGGGCTGACCTGGATCGGACCGCCGCCGGCCGCCATCGAAGCCCTCGGCGACAAGGTGCAGGCCCGTCATATCGCCCAGAAGGTGGGTGCTCCCCTGGTTCCCGGCACGGCCGACCCGGTGGCGGACGCCGCTGAGGTGCTCGCGTTCGCCGAGCAGCACGGACTGCCGATCGCGATCAAGGCCGCCTTCGGTGGCGGCGGACGCGGCCTGAAGGTGGCCCGCACTCTGGAGGAGATCCCCGAGCTGTTCGAGTCGGCCACCCGCGAGGCGGTCACCGCCTTCGGTCGCGGCGAGTGCTTCGTCGAGCGCTACCTGGACCGTCCCCGGCATGTCGAGACCCAGTGCCTGGCCGACGCCCACGGCCACGTCGTGGTGGTCTCCACCCGCGACTGCTCCCTGCAACGACGCCACCAGAAGCTTGTCGAAGAGGCGCCTGCACCATTCCTGAGCGAGGAGCAGGTGGCCAGCCTGTACGCCTCCAGCAAGGCGATCCTGGCCGAGGCCGGCTACGTGGGCGCCGGGACGTGTGAGTTCCTGGTCGGCCAGGACGGCACCATCTCTTTCCTCGAGGTGAACACCCGGCTCCAGGTGGAGCACCCGGTTTCCGAAGAGGTCACCGGACTGGATCTGGTCCGGGAGATGTTCCGGATCGCCGACGGCGAGGAGCTCGGCTACGGCGACCCGACCCCGCGCGGGCACTCGATCGAGTTCCGGATCAACGCCGAGGACCCCGGACGCAACTTCATGCCGGCCCCCGGCACCCTGACCGCCTGGACGCCGCCGTCCGGCCCGGGCGTCCGGGTGGATGCCGGCTACCTGCCCGGAATGGCCGTGCCCGGCTCGTTCGACTCACTGGTGGCCAAGCTGATCGTCACCGGGGCCGACCGGGCCCAGGCCATCGAGCGCAGCCGCCGGGCACTGGCCGAGACCGTGCTGGAGGGAATGCCCTCGGTGATCCCCTTCCATGCCGCAGTGCTCACCGAGCCGGCCTTCGTGGCCGCCGACGGCAGCTTCGGCGTCCACACCCGTTGGATCGAGACCGAGTTCGACAAGCGGCTGGAGCCCTACACCGGCACGCTGGGCAGCACCGAGGGCGAGGACAAGACCGTCTACGTGGTCGAGGTGAACGGTCGCCGGGTCGAGGTCCGGCTACCCAGTTCGCTGGCCGCCCCGGTCCTGAAGCAGCCCTCTGCGCAGCGTCCGACCCGTCGCAGCACCGGGGGCGCGAAGGCCAAGGCGCCCTCGTCGAACGAGCTGACCGCCCCAATGCAGGGCACCATCGTCAAGGTGGCCGTGATCGAAGGGGACGAGGTGGCCGAGGGCGACCTGGTCCTGGTGCTGGAGGCCATGAAGATGGAGCAGCCGATCACCGCCCATCGGGCCGGCATCGTCTCCGGGCTTTCGGCCAAGGTCGGTGCCAGCGTGGGTTCGGGTCAGGTGCTCTGCGAGATCGTCGATCCGGCCTGA
- a CDS encoding magnesium transporter CorA family protein — MSSIRSRAWRDGVEVAVDFPLADLDAWLGREDVLVWLDILAPSPEDLAVLRDELGMDELAVEDAVEPMERPKATRHATHSFLTCYSTTIETGTRNARLITGRVSAFLLKDGLITVRPDDTVDMDAILRRWQEDGLLHSGVAALVHGLLDHLVDGHFEAIGKMDDELEDLEDLLFEPSGKTSILQQRVFAMRKALVELRRVVLPMREVVTSVMRFRSESDRPLATDLDGNFNDLYDHVIRAAEWTESLRDMVSSIFETQLSLQDARLNEVMKKLAGWGAIIAVPTAITGWFGQNLPYPGFSAVSGLIQSSVLIVFGSVGLFAVFRKFDWI, encoded by the coding sequence GTGAGCAGCATTCGCAGCAGGGCCTGGCGCGACGGCGTCGAAGTGGCCGTCGACTTTCCGTTGGCCGATCTGGACGCCTGGCTGGGCCGTGAGGACGTCCTGGTCTGGCTGGACATCCTGGCCCCCAGCCCTGAGGACCTCGCCGTGCTGCGCGACGAACTCGGCATGGACGAGTTGGCCGTCGAGGACGCCGTCGAGCCCATGGAGCGGCCCAAGGCCACCCGGCACGCCACCCACTCCTTCCTCACCTGCTACTCGACGACGATCGAGACTGGCACGCGCAACGCGCGGCTGATCACCGGCCGGGTCTCGGCCTTCCTGCTGAAGGACGGTCTGATCACCGTGCGCCCGGACGACACCGTCGATATGGACGCCATTCTGCGCCGCTGGCAAGAGGACGGCCTGCTGCACAGCGGCGTGGCTGCACTCGTCCATGGGCTGCTGGATCACCTTGTCGATGGCCACTTCGAAGCCATCGGGAAGATGGACGATGAGCTGGAGGATCTCGAAGACCTGCTCTTCGAGCCCAGCGGCAAGACGTCCATCCTTCAGCAGCGGGTGTTCGCCATGCGCAAGGCACTGGTCGAGTTGCGCCGGGTGGTGCTGCCGATGCGCGAGGTGGTCACGTCGGTGATGCGGTTCCGCTCGGAGAGCGATCGACCGCTGGCCACCGACCTGGACGGCAACTTCAACGATCTCTACGACCATGTGATCCGGGCCGCAGAGTGGACCGAAAGCCTGCGCGACATGGTCTCCAGCATCTTCGAGACCCAGCTCTCCTTGCAGGACGCCCGGCTGAACGAGGTGATGAAGAAGTTGGCCGGCTGGGGCGCCATCATCGCGGTGCCGACCGCGATCACCGGCTGGTTCGGCCAGAACCTGCCCTACCCGGGCTTCTCGGCCGTCTCCGGCCTGATCCAGTCCAGCGTGCTGATCGTGTTCGGCAGCGTCGGGCTGTTCGCAGTCTTCCGGAAGTTCGACTGGATCTAG